In Candidatus Vicinibacter proximus, the genomic stretch AAAAAAAATCGATGAGATCGCAGATATGCTCAGCTTTATGTTTTACAACATGAAAGTAAATCCGGTCGTACATTTACCCAAGAACTAAAAATTGTTAGATTAGATCCAAATTCTCAAAACTCCTAATGATTTCAAATGTTGATTAAATAATTATACTTTTTTCTCGTTAAAGCACTTTAAAATTTATTGTATGCATATTAATTATATCGAACAAAACAAACAAAGGTTTTTGGATGAGTTACTTGAATTGTTGAAGATTCCTTCTGTAAGTGCAGATTCAAACCATAATGCAGATACTGCCCGTTGTGCGGAGGCTGTGAAGCTGTCTTTATTAGCAGCAGGATGCGATAGAGCAGAAATTTGTCCTACCGGGGGTCACCCAATTGTTTTTGGCGAAAAAATTATTGATCCCAAACTTCCAACTGTCTTAACCTATGGGCATTATGATGTTCAGCCGCCTGATCCTCTTGAATTGTGGACCAGTGGACCTTTTGAGCCGGTGGTAAAGGATGGTAAAATTTATGCAAGGGGGGCGTGCGATGATAAAGGACAGGTTTTTATGCACGTAAAAGCCTTAGAGGCCATGGTTAAAACCAACACACTTCCATGTAATGTAAAATTTATTATCGAAGGAGAGGAGGAAGTAGGTTCTTCCAATTTGGGAGCCTTTCTCGAAGCAAATAAAGAAAAACTTAAGGCAGATATAGTTCTGGTGAGTGATACTTCTATGATCAGTATGGAGAATCCGTCCATTGAAACTGGTCTGAGAGGACTTGCCTACATGGAAGTTGAAGTGGTAGGACCCAACAGGGATTTGCATTCTGGAGTGTATGGTGGTGCGGTGGCAAATCCAATAACCATACTGGCCAAGATGATTGCCTCCATGCATGACGAAAACAACCATATTACCATTCCGGGATTTTATGATCAGGTGATGGAAATGACGCCGGCTGAAAGGGAAGAGTTGAATAAAGCTCCTTTTAGTCTGGAAGATTATAAATCGGATCTTAAAGTTGCTGAAGTGTGGGGCGAAAAAGGCTATACCACACTAGAACGTACTGGCATCCGTCCTACCTTGGAGTTGAATGGAATATGGGGTGGTTATATTGGAGAGGGTGCTAAAACTGTTTTGCCTTCCAAGGCCAACGCAAAAATATCCATGCGTCTGGTGCCTAATCAAAAGTCACACGACATAGCTCAGCTTTTTACCAAATACTTTGAATCCATTGCACCTCCTTATGTAAAAGTAAAGGTGACAGAACACCATGGTGGAGAGCCGGTGGTAACCCCAACTGACAGTGAGGCCTACCGTGCTGCTGCTTTGGCAATCGAGCAAAGTTTTGGAAAGAAGCCAATACCTACAAGAGGTGGTGGAAGTATCCCGATTATTGCTTTGTTCGAAAAAGTTTTAGGCTTGAAAACAGTACTGATGGGATTTGGACTGGATTCAGACAATATCCATTCGCCAAATGAGCACTATGGTCTTGCGAACTTTTACAAGGGCATCGAAACCATCCCTATGTTTTTCAAAAATTATGCAGCTTTTAAACAATCATAATATGAAAGGAAGTTCTTTAGGAATATTATTTTTTATCATCGGCAGCTTATCATTTACCACCCGGTCTGCTGCACAAAGCAATTATAAAATGGATTCTTTGAGTTACAGCATTGGTTTGTTATTTGGTAACAGTTTGAAACAACAAGGCATTGAAAAAATTTCTGCACCGGATGTGGTAGAAGCACTGGAGGAATTTATGTCCGGAGCTAAGACTAAAATCAGCATGCAGGAAGCTTCAGAAATTTACAGTCAGGCATTGTCAAAAATGGCAGAAAAAGCCAACAGCGGGGTCAAAGAGGAAGGTGAGAAATTTCTGGCAGAAAATGGTAAAAGAAAAGGTGTAACCACAACCGCAAGTGGCCTTCAATATGAGGTGATCAAAATGGGAGAAGGTCCCAAGCCAAAAGCTACCGATAAAGTGAATACACATTATCACGGAACACTTATTAATGGAAAAGTATTTGACAGTTCGGTATTGCGCAATGAGCCCATTTCTTTCCCATTAAACCAGGTGATCAAAGGATGGACTGAAGGTCTGCAGTTGATGCCTGTGGGATCTAAATTCAAGTTTTTCATTCCCTATTCACTGGCCTACGGAGAAAAGGGTGCAGGTGCGGACATTAAGCCTTTTGCTGCTTTGATATTTGAAGTAGAATTATTGGGGATAGAACAATAAATAAATACCCTTCATGAATGGAAGGGATACCAAAGAACCAAACAGTTTAGGATGAGAATTGACATCATTACAGTTCTGCCTGAATTGCTCAGGAGTCCGTTTGAACATTCTATTTTGAAGCGGGCTGCAGATAAAGGTTTGCTTGAAGTGCATCTTAATGATCTGCGCACATTTGGCAAGGGTGCTTACAAGCAAGTGGATGATTATGCTTTCGGTGGCGGTGCGGGAATGGTCATGATGATCGAGCCTCTTGTAGATTGCATTGAATCCTTGAAGTCCCAACGCAATTATGATGAAGTCATATACCTGACTCCTGATGGCCACACATTGAATCAAAAAATCGCCAACACACTCAGCCTTAAACAAAATTTGCTGCTCATCTGTGGGCATTACAAGGGAATTGATCAGCGCGTAAGGGACCATTGGGTGACCATGGAAATATCCATTGGGGATTATGTCCTGAGTGGTGGTGAATTGGCTGCAGCTGTTCTTGTGGATACACTCGGAAGATTAATTCCCGGGGTGTTGAATGATGAAACTTCTGCATTGACCGATTCATTTCAGGATGATTTACTCGCACCGCCAGTTTACACCAGGCCTGCAGATTTCAATGGACTCACTGTTCCGGAAGTTTTGCTAAGTGGACATGAAGCTAAAATTGAGGAGTGGCGATATGAACAATCCCTGGAAAGAACACGTACCAGACGACCCGATCTCCTGAAAGATAGTGATTTTTAAATGAACTCCTGATACCTATACTTGTTGATGTACAAAGTATGTTTATGAAATTGAATAGGTGGTCAGGTGTTTTTTTTTCTGCAATTTTATTATCAACGGTCATTTCGTGCACAGTTGATTCTAAACATTCTACTCCTCCAAGTTCGTCTGTAGAAGCTGTCAAAACACAAGATCAAAGTCTGAGTGATTATTGGTATCTAGGCAAAGCGGAGTTGAGCAGTTATGATTTGCAGCAGGTACGGTATGGCGAAGTAAGAAAAGGTGAGGGAGTATTGATTTTTGTCGCAGAAGATTTTTCGAAATCCAAGCAAGTTAAATTGGATGATCCCACCAATGCCGGTCAGGATAAATTACCTGTGTTGAAACTTAACTATTCTAAAAAATTCAATACAGGAATTTACCCCTACTCCATGTTGTTAAGTAGTTTTACTGAAGTTGGATCTGCAGTGAGTCCATATCCGGTTAAATTAAATGTAAGTGTGCAGGAATGGTGTGGTCATGTATTTACCCAGGTCAACAGAAAAGAGGGTCATTACGAGGTGCAACAGTTCTCCTATTTTGAAACAGAAGGAGATCAGCGATTCACCCGCAATCTGGTGTGGTCCGAAGATGCCATTTTTAACCAGATCAGGATCAATCCTGCACAACTTCCGACTGGAGATGTTGACATGTTGCCTGGCTTGTTTTATGTTCGGTTGAAACATAAACCCTACGAAGTTGTAAAGGTAAAGGCTACATTAATGGAGTCCTCATCAACAGAAAAAGTTTATGCTCTGGATTTTGTTTCATTGCAACGCAAACTCAATATTCGATTTTCGTCCACAGCACCCTATGAAATTTTAGGCTGGGAGGAATCATATCAGGAAGGGTCGACATCTATGACGACCACAGCAAAACTTAAGAAGAAAATTTTATTGGATTATTGGAATTTCAATCATGAAGCAGATGCTTCTTATCGTAAGGAATTGATGCTTGAGTTTTAAAAGATTCCGTCCAATTTGCGGTATCCTTCCAAGAGGGATAATTTATCTTCGAGCAATCCTTCCGGCTTGATTTTACGCATTAGTTTTGCTGCGCCTATACCAACTTCTTTGTCGGGAAAACCTTTGTCTCTGACCTCGTGAAGGAATTTCATCAGTCTAAAAGGATTGGCCCATCTGTTGAATCTTTTGACAAAAGCTTTTTCTCCGGAGGTATTTTTTTGAATCAAATCGAGCTCTTGCAAAAATCCCTGATCCAAAAGAGATTCTGCAAGTATGGGCGAAATCTCCTTCAATTTGTCCACTGCCGCCATGGAGTCTAAAGTATAGAATTCATGTAGCTGATGAAAAAAATTCATAAACAAATGAATGGCTTCCAGGGAATAGCTCAACTGGAAATTTTGGTCGAGATATTGCCCTATTGCCTTACCGGTACCAAATGGTACTCGATCAGATTTTCGAGCGGATGGATATACCAAGGCTTCATTTATTTCACCCAGTTGATCCAACACAGAAAATTTATGAAGAAAGTAGAAATCTTCACCCGCCTGTCTTTTATTCATACCACCTTGTGCGCAATAGGACTCAGCGGTTACGCCAAAACAGGAACCCAAAGTTTGCATGGCAAATGGATAATTAAAATATTTCTGGGCGTTGATGTAATAGCGGAGATGTAGTTCGTAATCAATGATGGCCTGACGTTGCTTTTCAGGAATATTGAGCAGTGGGTGTGCAAATCCAATGCTCACTGCCGGTTTTGCAGCGGGCATTTGATAATAATTAAAAATGCTTTGGAAATAATTTTCATGACAGATACAATCTGCATCAAAATTTAGAATGATTCCTTTGGGTTTTCTAATTTGGTGAAATCGCCGAACTGCTTCATCCATTCCTATTTTTCTGGCCAGGCCCACACCTGCATGTTTAGCAGGAAGCACTTGTATCGGCAGGCAATGGATTGTGAATCCTGGCCGGTTATTTTTTTCTGAATAGAGAAGAAGTTGTGCTCTCTGCTGTTCATGAAAATCTAGATATTGTGCTCCTTTATTTTCCGGATAGTTTAATACCGGTAATATTTCTACATTAATTCCTAAAGTATTTGCATGGACTAAAGAGTCCAGCGCAAGAAATAAATTATCCTCATAGAAGGCAGGAATTACCACTATGATATCCAGCGCCGGGTCTAGCTTGTCCTTTAACAAAACAGGATTTAAAATTTTATGAGATATATAGGAATTCAAAATGAGGGATTAACTAATACAAAGATGCTCAATCTTAAGGCAATATTTACATAAGTGTCTACATTAAGAAAGACTGTTTCTGATTAAATTACTCGAATGTTTAGCATCAAAGTATGTGTCTAAATCTTGAATTGAGCTTCCGCATTATTTTAACTGCTGTCCTGTAAACAAATTTTATTTGATGTATGATTAACCTGATTTAAGGACTGTGATTTATTGCTCAGGATAAATTGTTTAATTTTATACCATAAAGATCAGTCTACAATTTTACAAATGGGGCAAAATAAATTTTACCTTCGGAGTAAATTTTAACCCAATAGTATCCGGAAAGCATGTCGATAATGGAGAATCGGTTATTTCCTGTCGTATGAATAGGAAATTCCTGTCCTAAAGAATTGATTAAATATACCTTGTCTAGATTAATTTTTGTGTCTATCTCCACATACGTTGATGCTGGATTGGGTAAAATATTAAGAACTGGAAATTCACTGGAAGCAGATGAAGTATTGGTACTGGTTGCGTTTATACAACGGATGGGAAAAAATTTGGAATCAAGATTATCGGACCATTTAAGGAATTTTATAAAAGTTACTTCGATTTCTAATGCACCATTCCTCGGCTCTGGAGTTAACCAAAAATAGACTGTTCCCCAATCAATATTAGTAAAAAGTTTTGTTTTAGAATCATAAACTCCAGAAGGTAGAATGGACAATCCGGAATCATTATTTGGTGGAGGGAATGTAGTTATCCAACATGTATCTATTATATTACGTCCTATATTGTGAATAATTTCGTATTGGGAAAATAAACTCGTATCTGCTTTTAAATAAACTGCAAGATCAAACCAATCGTTGAAATTGGGAATTCTCCAACCATCCGGACATAATCCCTGAATTTTGGATCCAAATCCGTTGTATAAAGTCGCGGACCTGGTGTAAAGGTAACCATGTTTTTTAACAAGAGCTGAGTCGTGGTTGTATGCCACATATTGACTTTTTGCAATCGGGTTTCCATCCGGAAAGTGGGTGGATTTTAAATTTTGTTTTAACCATTGTTGGTTACCTATTTTGACTACCTCATAAAGATTGCCATCCAAGTCTTTGATTTGGGCATTAAGCAATGCATGAATATTCAAACTTGCAAGAGTGATTAGCCAGAAAAAAGATAATAATTTTTTCATGATCTTGGAATTAAATAATCTTTCAATTAGGACAAGCTGTAGTATAAAAAAGGGCATAACCTCCACCTCCGGTTACTCGATTAACCGTGGTGTTTTCCTGAAGTAATATAAAATCCGTGGCCCAAAATGGATTTTCTACGCCAATGTCAATTATTGTATTGCATCCGGATCCACCCATGGTATAACTTTTTCTCAATTTATTTGAACTAAGGCCATTGTAAGTGCAGATTGTTGATGCGGTATTGCAATCTAAGTCCAATTGCGATATTCTTAGGTAATCAGCTTTAAACTCAGCCGGAAAAACTGTTGCAGGCTTTGGGGTAAACCAAGGATCGATCGCAAAATTTATTAAAGTTTTTATGGAATGATTTGGGGTAAAAACAGGATCGTGAATTGTTTTAATTTGTTTATTGTCATAGAACCAAGTCAACCGGTTTGGTTCCCAAAGAACAGCATATTTATGAGGATCACTGATTAAGCCCACGTAGGTTTTAGTGATGCCGGCACTAAGACCAGAATCACAACTTATCGATGGGTCAACCCACACATAATTGAATCCGGTATGCAAGCCGGATTCACTAATTTCTCCACTTGGTTCATTAATGTCAATTTCATTCCACCAGCACTGAGATGCATTTGCACCAAAAACCCAAAAGGCTGGCCAAAAACCATAGCCGATTGGCATCTTGGCATTAATCTCCCAATAACCATATTTATAGGAAAATTTTGAATGAACGGCTCCACTTCGATAGTAGTACAGATTAGTATTACAAGTAATAGGATTTACAAGTTTTTCAGCCTTTAAAGTTAGCCAGCCACTTTGGCAAGTTACATTAGAATCTTTGTTGCATTCCAGCCCATTGTTAATATCACCCCAGTCATATCCATTCGTCCATTCAGTTACCTCGTTTAAGGAATTAAAGTCGTCAAATTTCTGAGTGAGCCATGTAGCATCATTTGTTTGAAAGTGTTGGGCGCGAATGCATGCAGGCAACAGACATAAGATATCAAGTAATAAGATGTAGATGACTTTCATGATATTATTTTTTAGGTCGATCTTGCAAATTATTACAACATTGGTCCAGTTGAGCCTCAAGTTGGATGATTTTGTTATTCAACTCATGTATGCTTTTTACCATAAATGGAATTAGTTCAATATAATTAATTCCAAGGGATTTTTCATTTTCTTTGTCAACCAAAGCAGGTAAAATTTCTTCCATTTCTTGTGCAAGGAATCCGAATCTTAATTTATTTGAAGTTGTCAACTCATCAATAAACTGGTATGAATAAGGCTTTAATTGAAGAATTTTTTCCAAGGAAGGTGGTAGGTCTGTAATATTGGTCTTCAAATTCTTATCCGACAAAAACACAGTAACTCCATCCCCTCTTATGTAGTATTTAGAAACCCCATTCAGTTGGATTTCCAATCCTTTACTTAGTGCTCTATTTACATTATTAATTTGGCAATATTGATAATCATTGATGTGGGATACACTTTTTAGGTAAAGTGATCCCCGTCCGATAGTGGGCGACGATCCTGACTCAACCTGCAGTCTGAAAATATTGTCTATTTCAGAAAGCGTTCCAACAGTTGTGTTACCACCGGAGAAAACTTTTACCTGAGCGATTAATGAATGAAAAGACAACAAGGTGAAAACTAATAATGCAAATTTGCCATGGTTAACTTTTCTAGAAATTAATTTCTTGAAAGTTGAAAGTTGAAAGTTGAAAGTTGTTTTCATAATTAATTTTTTCTAAATTAAGATTATTTTTTAATTTCTAATGATAAATTAACATAATGTTAACATATCTTTATATAAAAAAGAGTAAAAGGAATATGATCAAATAAATTATTTTTAAAATGATGATCTAATATTTCAAAATATAGACTATGCTTATGAATAACAGAATGTTTAATTTGGGAATTACAATAATGATTTCCCTCTTGTTTGCTTTTATCTACCGAAAATCCCAGAGCCATATAACATTGAATTTATTCTTTATCAGTTTTATTCTTTATTTTTTAGGCAATACGCTTTTGGGGTTGGCCATCATTTACATTTATAATCTGATACGTGGTTTTCCTACTCAAATGTTTTCAAAAAGCCACTTTATTATTATAGTATTTTTATTTTTATGTATGCTGATTGGATTTAAGGAGAATTAAGCAGCAGTCAAAAATACCGATACGCAATTGATCTCTAAAAATTTGGAAGAATGAAGGTCAACCTGAGTAATTTTTAACGGTTGATCTTTGTGAAGTAAATATTAGCAGGCTAAATATTTATTGCGCTAACTTTACCGGACATTTCCTGAAATTATGCATGTTCATTCTGTACTGATTCCCATTAGTGTTTTTACACCAATCGTATTATTGGCAGAATGTCTTGATCAAAATGTCCTCATTGAAACTTGTGAGCATTATCAGAAGAGAAGTTTTAGGAATCGATTTTTTTTACCTTCCGGAAATGTACTCCAAATGCTGAGCATACCGCTTCGAAAAGGGAAGAATGAATCATTGCCTATTCGACTGGTAGAAATTGCAAATGAATTACCCTGGAGGGAACAGCACATCAAGACTTTGCAGAGTATTTACGGAAGGAGCCCTTATTTTATTTTTTATAAAGATGAGCTGTTCGAACTGATTCAAAACGGCCCAAATTCCCTATATGATTTTGATTTGAAAAGTCTGAAATGGTTGTTGAATATGCTTAAACTAGACACTACTTTGTCAGAGACCCAATCTTATGAAAAGGAAACAAAAGAAGAGATTTTGGATTTAAGATCTGCACTAAAACCATCTTTATTCGAAGGAAAATATTTACCTTCCTATTGGGGAAGCGATCCCGTACCTGCCCAAAGTTCCGCGTTGGATCTACTTTTCCATATGGGACCTGATTCTTATTCCTATCTTGAAAGTATACAAGGCATTGATTTATTAACCAAGCTTTAAGATTCCTGATTTCTCTTGCGGCTGCTGATGTCGTAGCTTTGTTCTGAATATTTTTAGTCTCAGTAATGAAGTATCAGTTATTTATTTTGCTTTTGTGTTTGGGCTGCAAAGAGGTACAACCGGCAAAAATCAAAGATTCCACCTCCAGACCGGATCCACATAGTTTTTCCCGACCGGATGAAGCCAGGACTGTTCATTTGGATTTGGACATAGCGTGTGATTTTGAGTTGCAGCAAATAATCGGGGTGGCCTCTTACACCATTTCACATCAAAATGCACACAGGATTATTTTTGATAATCTGGGGCTCACCATCAGCAAGGTGGAGATTGAAGATGAACAGGGCCGGAAGCAACCAATTGGATTTACAAGTCCGGATTCTGATACCCTGCTTGGAAGCTCCATTGAAATCATCATAAAACCCGACACCAGAAAAGTACATCTGCATTATTCTACCAACAAAGACGCGATGGCTCTTCAATGGCTTGATTCTAACTTTACTTATTCACACAAGTTTCCATTCCTGTTTACGCAAAGCCAATCCATTTATGCGCGTAGCTGGATTCCGTGTCAGGATGGACCGGGTATCAGATTCAGCTATACTGCAAAGGTGAAAGTTCCCAAAGGAATGATGGCCGTAATGAGTGCAGAAAATAGCCAAATTGTTGACAGCAGTGGAATCTATTCCTTTAAAATGGATAAACCGGTGCCAGCCTATTTGATGGCCCTGGCAGTGGGGGATTTTAAATTTTTACCCTTAGGTAAGCGTACCGGCGTGTATGCAGAAGCAGAAATTATCCATAAAGCAGCTTATGAATTTGAAGATTTGGAGAAAATGGTCGAATCTGCAGAAAAACTGTACGGTCCTTATCCCTGGGGCAGATATGATGTCATTGTTCTTCCGACAGGATTTCCTTTTGGGGGCATGGAGAATCCCAGACTTACATTTTTGACCCCTACAGTCATTGCAGGAGACCGATCGCTCACCTCTTTATTGGCACATGAGCTGGCACATTCCTGGTCAGGGAATCTGGTGACCAACGCTACCTGGGAAGATTTTTGGTTGAATGAGGGTTTTACCACTTATTTTGAAAGCCGCATCATGGAGTCTTTGTACGGTAAGCCGTATGCAGATATGTTGAGTCTGCTCGGTTACCAGGATTTGCAAAAAACCATGCATGAAATGGGGGATACCAGCCCTTTTACCCGACTCAAATTAAATTTGAAAGATATAGATCCTGAAGAGGCACTCAGCGATATAGCTTATGAAAAGGGTAAGTTACTCCTGCGCTTTTTGGAAGAGAGATTGGGGAGGGATCGCTGGGATCCGTTTTTGAAATCTTATTTTGACGCCTTCCAATTCAAATCCAACACTTCCGAAGGATTTTTGAAGTTTTTCGATCAGGCATTTCCGTCCATTCCTAAAGATTTAAGGGATACCATCCAAAAATGGGTCTATGAGCCCGGATTAATTTCTTTCAAACCAGGGTGGGACAACAGCAATTTTGAGACTGTGGAGAGAAAGCTCACCTCATTTTTGAAAACCAATGATCCAATCAGCCTGGGCAGCGAATCATGGTCCACCCATGAGTGGCTTCATTTTATCAGAATGTTACCCCTGGATAAGAATGAAACCCGTATAAAGAACCTTGATGCAGCTTTTAAGCTTTCCGGATCCGGTAATTCTGAAATCGCGCATGCCTGGTTGCTTTTTATTATTAAATCCGGGATGGGGGCAAAATATTTGAATGAGTTAGAGCGATTCTTAGGCTCAGTGGGTAGAAGAAAATTTCTCACGCCATTGTATGAAGCCCTTGTAGAAAAGGGATTGGGACAACAGTCCAGGGAAATTTTTCAACGATCCAAGAAAATTTACCATCCTCTGACCATCAGCACCCTTGAAAAAGTCCTCTATCCCAAAATTTAATTTGCTTTGTTCGCGTTAGTTTATCTTTGCACGAATTTTTAAAAATATATTGGTCATGAAGAAAGTTTTTTATTCCCTGTTATTGATCGTCAGTTTTAACCTGACCGCTCAGGAAGACATGTCTACCCCAAAAAGATTCGATTTTGGAAAGATGTGGACATTTGAAAATCCGCCAAAGGATTGGTTTAAGGAGGCATATAATTTTACTCCGGATGATAAATGGTTTGATGATGTGCGCAAGTCTTCCTTAAGATTTGCAAGTTGGTGCTCCGCTTCTTTTGTTTCGCCCAACGGCTTGATCATGACCAATCACCACTGTTCGCGTGATGTGGCCCCTCAACTACAGAAAGAAGGGGAAGATTTTGACAAGAATGGATT encodes the following:
- a CDS encoding dipeptidase, with translation MHINYIEQNKQRFLDELLELLKIPSVSADSNHNADTARCAEAVKLSLLAAGCDRAEICPTGGHPIVFGEKIIDPKLPTVLTYGHYDVQPPDPLELWTSGPFEPVVKDGKIYARGACDDKGQVFMHVKALEAMVKTNTLPCNVKFIIEGEEEVGSSNLGAFLEANKEKLKADIVLVSDTSMISMENPSIETGLRGLAYMEVEVVGPNRDLHSGVYGGAVANPITILAKMIASMHDENNHITIPGFYDQVMEMTPAEREELNKAPFSLEDYKSDLKVAEVWGEKGYTTLERTGIRPTLELNGIWGGYIGEGAKTVLPSKANAKISMRLVPNQKSHDIAQLFTKYFESIAPPYVKVKVTEHHGGEPVVTPTDSEAYRAAALAIEQSFGKKPIPTRGGGSIPIIALFEKVLGLKTVLMGFGLDSDNIHSPNEHYGLANFYKGIETIPMFFKNYAAFKQS
- a CDS encoding FKBP-type peptidyl-prolyl cis-trans isomerase: MDSLSYSIGLLFGNSLKQQGIEKISAPDVVEALEEFMSGAKTKISMQEASEIYSQALSKMAEKANSGVKEEGEKFLAENGKRKGVTTTASGLQYEVIKMGEGPKPKATDKVNTHYHGTLINGKVFDSSVLRNEPISFPLNQVIKGWTEGLQLMPVGSKFKFFIPYSLAYGEKGAGADIKPFAALIFEVELLGIEQ
- the trmD gene encoding tRNA (guanosine(37)-N1)-methyltransferase TrmD, producing the protein MRIDIITVLPELLRSPFEHSILKRAADKGLLEVHLNDLRTFGKGAYKQVDDYAFGGGAGMVMMIEPLVDCIESLKSQRNYDEVIYLTPDGHTLNQKIANTLSLKQNLLLICGHYKGIDQRVRDHWVTMEISIGDYVLSGGELAAAVLVDTLGRLIPGVLNDETSALTDSFQDDLLAPPVYTRPADFNGLTVPEVLLSGHEAKIEEWRYEQSLERTRTRRPDLLKDSDF
- a CDS encoding glycosyltransferase family 2 protein gives rise to the protein MNSYISHKILNPVLLKDKLDPALDIIVVIPAFYEDNLFLALDSLVHANTLGINVEILPVLNYPENKGAQYLDFHEQQRAQLLLYSEKNNRPGFTIHCLPIQVLPAKHAGVGLARKIGMDEAVRRFHQIRKPKGIILNFDADCICHENYFQSIFNYYQMPAAKPAVSIGFAHPLLNIPEKQRQAIIDYELHLRYYINAQKYFNYPFAMQTLGSCFGVTAESYCAQGGMNKRQAGEDFYFLHKFSVLDQLGEINEALVYPSARKSDRVPFGTGKAIGQYLDQNFQLSYSLEAIHLFMNFFHQLHEFYTLDSMAAVDKLKEISPILAESLLDQGFLQELDLIQKNTSGEKAFVKRFNRWANPFRLMKFLHEVRDKGFPDKEVGIGAAKLMRKIKPEGLLEDKLSLLEGYRKLDGIF
- a CDS encoding T9SS type A sorting domain-containing protein, producing MKKLLSFFWLITLASLNIHALLNAQIKDLDGNLYEVVKIGNQQWLKQNLKSTHFPDGNPIAKSQYVAYNHDSALVKKHGYLYTRSATLYNGFGSKIQGLCPDGWRIPNFNDWFDLAVYLKADTSLFSQYEIIHNIGRNIIDTCWITTFPPPNNDSGLSILPSGVYDSKTKLFTNIDWGTVYFWLTPEPRNGALEIEVTFIKFLKWSDNLDSKFFPIRCINATSTNTSSASSEFPVLNILPNPASTYVEIDTKINLDKVYLINSLGQEFPIHTTGNNRFSIIDMLSGYYWVKIYSEGKIYFAPFVKL
- a CDS encoding glycoside hydrolase family 16 protein, whose amino-acid sequence is MKVIYILLLDILCLLPACIRAQHFQTNDATWLTQKFDDFNSLNEVTEWTNGYDWGDINNGLECNKDSNVTCQSGWLTLKAEKLVNPITCNTNLYYYRSGAVHSKFSYKYGYWEINAKMPIGYGFWPAFWVFGANASQCWWNEIDINEPSGEISESGLHTGFNYVWVDPSISCDSGLSAGITKTYVGLISDPHKYAVLWEPNRLTWFYDNKQIKTIHDPVFTPNHSIKTLINFAIDPWFTPKPATVFPAEFKADYLRISQLDLDCNTASTICTYNGLSSNKLRKSYTMGGSGCNTIIDIGVENPFWATDFILLQENTTVNRVTGGGGYALFYTTACPN
- a CDS encoding tail fiber domain-containing protein produces the protein MKTTFNFQLSTFKKLISRKVNHGKFALLVFTLLSFHSLIAQVKVFSGGNTTVGTLSEIDNIFRLQVESGSSPTIGRGSLYLKSVSHINDYQYCQINNVNRALSKGLEIQLNGVSKYYIRGDGVTVFLSDKNLKTNITDLPPSLEKILQLKPYSYQFIDELTTSNKLRFGFLAQEMEEILPALVDKENEKSLGINYIELIPFMVKSIHELNNKIIQLEAQLDQCCNNLQDRPKK
- a CDS encoding WbqC family protein, yielding MHVHSVLIPISVFTPIVLLAECLDQNVLIETCEHYQKRSFRNRFFLPSGNVLQMLSIPLRKGKNESLPIRLVEIANELPWREQHIKTLQSIYGRSPYFIFYKDELFELIQNGPNSLYDFDLKSLKWLLNMLKLDTTLSETQSYEKETKEEILDLRSALKPSLFEGKYLPSYWGSDPVPAQSSALDLLFHMGPDSYSYLESIQGIDLLTKL
- a CDS encoding M1 family metallopeptidase, whose product is MKYQLFILLLCLGCKEVQPAKIKDSTSRPDPHSFSRPDEARTVHLDLDIACDFELQQIIGVASYTISHQNAHRIIFDNLGLTISKVEIEDEQGRKQPIGFTSPDSDTLLGSSIEIIIKPDTRKVHLHYSTNKDAMALQWLDSNFTYSHKFPFLFTQSQSIYARSWIPCQDGPGIRFSYTAKVKVPKGMMAVMSAENSQIVDSSGIYSFKMDKPVPAYLMALAVGDFKFLPLGKRTGVYAEAEIIHKAAYEFEDLEKMVESAEKLYGPYPWGRYDVIVLPTGFPFGGMENPRLTFLTPTVIAGDRSLTSLLAHELAHSWSGNLVTNATWEDFWLNEGFTTYFESRIMESLYGKPYADMLSLLGYQDLQKTMHEMGDTSPFTRLKLNLKDIDPEEALSDIAYEKGKLLLRFLEERLGRDRWDPFLKSYFDAFQFKSNTSEGFLKFFDQAFPSIPKDLRDTIQKWVYEPGLISFKPGWDNSNFETVERKLTSFLKTNDPISLGSESWSTHEWLHFIRMLPLDKNETRIKNLDAAFKLSGSGNSEIAHAWLLFIIKSGMGAKYLNELERFLGSVGRRKFLTPLYEALVEKGLGQQSREIFQRSKKIYHPLTISTLEKVLYPKI